The [Clostridium] celerecrescens 18A genomic sequence AATCAAAAAATGCATCCTCTACCGTGCCATAGCCAAACACGCCGTGCTCCACGCGCTTGACCAAAGCCTCCCTTACTGCTGCCGGCGACTGGATCTCCATATCGGCAACCCAAAGGGGAAGCAGGTCTGCATCTCCAAAAATTTCCTGAAGTGAGTCCCACTTTAATGTACCCGTTCCCCGTCGCTCCACACAATTTTCCCTACAGAACTTCTCAATGTCCATGAAAATACCATCCTTTTCGTAGTATAAGCAAGCTATTGCATAATATTGTTCACTAACTGAACTATATTATAAAATACTTAGTACATATTGTCAATATATTTTTAATTCATTTTTAATAAATAGGGCATTTTTTACATAATTTGTTTATTTAAAATTATTATAGTTTATTCACTTAACAATATTTCCCGTTTTGTTTGAAATAATATATTGAAGCCCTATTCTATATATGGTACTATTACATGTACAAACATCATCAATTGGAACAGGAGCATTTATATGAGTCATATTTCAGATATAAACAGTGCATATCAGAAGTTGAATGCACGGGCGGATACCTTGTATGAATTTATCATCTTATATCACAATTACATCTATGCCCATCATACATATGAGAATGAAAACTTTAACATGATGGAGATACACACCCTTACCTACATTGACGACTCCCCCGGGATTACCGCCACTGAGCTGTCAAAGATATGGCACAAAAGCAAAAGTGCCATTTCCCAGGTCATCAAGAAGCTGGTTGACTCCGGATATATAGAAAAACGCTACAAAGAGAATAATGAAAAATCCGTATGCCTGTATGTGACAGAAAAGGGACAGAGACTTTCCTCGGTTCACAAAGCTTACGATGTAGCAGACATCACACAGACCACCTCCTATCTGATCGAACAGTGCGGTGAGTCAGACCTAGATGCCTTTTACCGGATTGTTGAAAAGTATAATGAACTTCTGAAATCTGATCTGGAATCTTAGGGATATCAATTGTCAATTATATAAGAACAGCAAAAAAGCTGCAAGATCTATACCGTAAGGTCAGATTGAGCAGCTTTTCTCATATGTTGCATTCTTAATGTATTTTAAACATCAAAAGGGGCCGTGTACGAAACTGCCGGTACCACAACCCCCTTCGACTGTCATATATAGATGTTACATGTAATATCTTTAAATTGCCTCACCTTCAGCATCATAAAGGAAACATATTTTTTAGTTTTCCTTAATTGTTAAGTGCTGCCTGTGCTGCTGCCAGTTTTGCAATCGGCACACGGAATGGAGAACAGGATACATAATCCAGACCAATCTTATGGCAGAACTCTACGGAAGAAGGATCTCCGCCGTGCTCGCCGCAGATACCAACATGCATCTCCGGACGAACGCCCTTGCCTAACTTAATTGCTGTTTCCATAAGCTTGCCTACGCCGGTCTGATCCAGTTTTGCAAATGGGTCATTCTCGAAGATCTTGGTGTCATAGTAAGCATTTAAGAACTTGCCTGCATCGTCACGTGAGAAGCCATAGGTCATCTGAGTTAAGTCATTGGTTCCGAAGCAGAAGAATTCTGCCTCTTTGGCAATGTCATCAGCGGTCAGGCATGCTCTTGGGATCTCGATCATGGTACCTACTTCATATTTTAAGCTGCTTCCTGCTGCAGCGATCTCTGCGTCAGCAGTTTCAACTACGATCTTCTTAACAAACTTTAATTCCTTCTCATCACAGATCAGCGGAATCATGATTTCCGGGCAAACGTTCCAGTCAGCATGTGCTTTCTGAACGTTGATGGCTGCACGGATCACTGCCTTTGTCTGCATCTTTGCGATCTCAGGATAGGTAACTGTCAGACGGCATCCACGATGTCCCATCATCGGGTTAAACTCGTGTAAGGAATCAATGATGCTCTTGATCTGAGCAACAGTCTTGCCCTGGGTATCTGCCAGCTTCTTAATGTCGTCTTCCTCTGTTGGAACGAACTCATGCAGAGGCGGATCTAAGAAACGGATGGTAACAGGATTACCTTCCAATGCTTCGTAAAGCTTTTCAAAATCATCCTGCTGTACAGGAAGGATCTTTTCAAGAGCTGCTTCTCTTTCCGCAACGGTATCGGAGCAGATCATCTCGCGGAATGCGTCGATTCTGTCTCCTTCAAAGAACATATGCTCGGTACGGCAAAGGCCGATTCCTTCTGCTCCCAGTTCTCTTGCTTTTCTTGCATCAGCAGGTGTGTCAGCATTGGTTCTTACTTTCAGCCTTCTGTACTTGTCTGCCCATGCCATGATTCTTCCGAATTCACCGATAATGGCTGCGTCTACTGTCGGAATGATTCCGTCATAGATCTTTCCGGTAGATCCATCAAGGGATAAGAAGTCTCCTTCATGATATTCCTTGCCTGACAGGACGAATTTCTTATTTTCTTCATCCATAACGATTTCGGAACAGCCGGATACACAGCATGTACCCATTCCACGTGCAACAACTGCTGCATGAGAAGTCATACCGCCGCGTACGGTTAAGATACCCTGAGCTGCTTTCATTCCTTCAATATCTTCCGGTGAGGTCTCAAGACGAACCAGTACAACCTTCTCGCCTCTTTCATGCCATGCTTTTGCATCGTCAGCCGTAAATACGATCTTACCGCATGCAGCTCCTGGAGATGCTGCCAGAGCCTTTCCAATCGGTTCTGTCTTCTTTAATGCATCTGTATCAAACTGAGGATGGAGTAAGGTATCCAAGTTTCTTGGATCGATCATCTTAACTGCCTTTTCCTCTGAAATCATGCCTTCGTCAACCAGATCACAAGCAATCTTTAAAGCAGCCTTAGCTGTTCTCTTGCCGTTACGGGTCTGAAGCATGTAAAGGGTTCTATCTTCAATGGTAAATTCCATATCCTGCATATCTCTGTAGTGATCTTCCAGCTTATTGCAGATTCCTACGAACTGCTCATAGGCTTCCGGCATAACTTCCTTTAACTGGTCAATCTTCTGCGGTGTGCGGATACCGGCAACTACGTCCTCACCCTGTGCGTTCATTAAGAACTCACCCATAAGGTGCCGTTCGCCGGTTGCTGGGTCACGGGTAAATGCAACACCGGTACCGGAGGTCTCGCCCATGTTACCGAACGCCATCATCTGAACGTTAACAGCAGTACCCCAGGAATATGGGATATCGTTGTCGCGGCGGTATACGTTTGCTCTCGGGTTGTTCCAGGAACGGAAAACAGCCTTGATCGCTTCCATCAGCTGTAACTTTGGATCTGTCGGGAAATCAGCACCGATCTTTTCCTTATACTCAGCCTGGAACTGTTTTGCGAGCTCCTTTAAATCCTCAGCTGTTAAATCTACGTCCTCTGTGATTCCTTTTTCTTCCTTCATCTTATCGATGAGCTCTTCAAAGAACTTTTTCCCCACTTCCATAACGACGTCGGAGAACATCTGGATAAATCTGCGGTAACAGTCCCATGCCCAACGAGGATTACCGGATTTTGCAGCCAGAACTTCCACTACTTCTTCATTCAAACCAAGGTTTAAGATGGTGTCCATCATACCTGGCATAGATGCTCTTGCACCGGAACGAACAGAAACCAGAAGAGGATTTTCCTTATCGCCGAACTTCTTTCCGGTGATCTCTTCCATCTTAGTGATGTGTTCCATGATCTGGTCCATGATCTCATCGTTAATCTTCTCGCCGTCATCATAATACTGAGTACAAGCCTCTGTTGTTATGGTAAATCCCTGGGGAACCGGAAGGCCTAAATTTGTCATCTCTGCCAAGTTGGCGCCTTTTCCTCCTAACAGGTTTTTCATGCTTGCATTACCTTCGGTAAACAAATAAACCCATTTTCTTGCCATAAGTAAATTTCCTCCTCAAAATGTGTTGGTTGTCCAGCTTTTCTGCCGGATACATTCGCAAAAAAGCCCTGCAAATATTATAGCATAATTCATACGCTAGTAAAGGGGGTTTCTTTAATTATTCCCAAAAATTAGCTCTTTTTTCGATACAATTACCATGAAAGTACTTCCATATTCAGTCATTTTCCGATATGCGATTTTAGTTCGTATATACGAATTTTCCATTTGAAAATCCACGTTTTACCCCCAAAATTTTACAAAATAAATTCAAAATTTTTCAGTTAAAACAGACTTTTTTTCTTTCAGCAACACCAGGCAGATCCCCAGCGTCAAAAATTCTGACACCGGCATAACGGTCCAGATCCCGATTACCCCAAATGCCATTGGAAGAAGAAATACAAGAACGCTGCTTAAGATAAGTCCCCGCATCAGGCAGATGAACAAAGCCTTTCCCGGATTTAGTACCGACTGGAACCAGGTGCTGAACAAGATGTTAAATCCCATGGGAAGAAATGACAGGAAATAAATTCTGACAGCAGGAACCGACATGCCTAAAATCTCATTCGCAGGCTTAACAAAGGCCTCTGTTACCATAGCCGGGAAAAGCATACCCACTCCCACAAACAGCACACCGGCAACGCATGCGGCCAATTCTCCCATGCGGCGTGTTTCCTTTAACCTCTCCATTTTTCCGGCCCCGTAATTCATGGCCAGAATGGGTTGGGAGGCCTGCGAGATACCATTATTAATAGAAGCAACAATCAAGGCGCTGTTGGATATGATACCGTACACCACCACTCCAAGATCGCCAACGTAAGCCAAAAGCTGGCGGTTAAATAAAAACATGACGATTCCGCTGCACGTTTCTAATAAGAAACTGGAAAGGCCGTTTACCACGATTTCCCCTGCTTTTCTCCATTTGAAGCCAAGGGCGATTTTTAAGGAACTTCCCTTGGAAAAGAAATGGGTTAGCAGGATGCCAAGAGTCAGGCAGGAGCCGATCACAGTGGCCGCCGCCGCTCCTGCCATTCCCATATTCATAGGAAAGATAAAAATATAATCCAGGAGCACATTGGTGACACCGCCGGTGATCACGGCAGTCATTGCCAATTTAGGAGCTCTGTCATTTCTGACAAAGGCCTGAAGGAAAGAAGAAAGCAGGAATACAGGCGCCCCCCATACCAGTATCCTTCCATATTCCCTGACATATAGATCCATGGTTTCATTTCTTCCCAGAAATTTTGTCACAGGGTCAAACAGCAGATGCCCTGCCGTCACATAGAACACGCCGGCAGCTGCTGCCATGCAGAGTGCAGCCGTAAAATATTCCCTGGCCCCATGCTCATCTCCCTTTCCCTTGGAAATGGACAAGAGCACACCCCCGCCTACGCCAAACAGCAGGCCGGTTCCGAAAAACAGACTGTATAAGGGCAGAAGAAGGTTTAAAGCAGCAATTCCGATGGCGCCTACTCCCCGTCCGATCATCAGGGTGTCCGCCAATATATATATAGAAGTAACCAGAGTGGCGCTGATGGATGGCATCAGATACCTTAAAAATAACTTCTTCACCGGTTCTTCCAGTAAATTTGCCTTTTTCATAAAAATCCTCCTTTTTTATTCTTTAAACATTCTATCATTTTTCGTTTAAATAACAAGTAATATCAGAGAATATCCGTCCATATTAAATGGTTAAGGAATATATTCCATAAAATGCTCGATTATTTTTTGATTTTTTCTGTAAAATTACACCAAATGAGATTGTTTCCAGAACGAAAATGTGATACATTAGTGGTATCTCTGAAAATTAATCAAAAACAGGAGGAAAAACAAGATTATGAAAAAGAGAGCATTAGCATTAGCAATGGCAGTCATGATGACTGCAGCATTAAGTGGATGTGGATCTTCCAATCAAGGCGGCGCTACCACAGCTGCACCGGAAACCACAACTGCTGCTGAAAAAACGGCAGAGACAACAGCCGCAGCTTCAGAAAAATCTGACAACGGGTATGAGCTTGCATTGGTTACAGACTTAGGAACCATTGATGATAAGTCCTTTAATCAGGGCGCTTGGGAAGGCATGAAGAAGTATGCGGAGGAAAACAACATTTCCTACAAATACTACCAGCCCCAGGAAGGTACTACTGATTCCTATCTTGAGACCATCGGCCTTGCCATCGAAGGCGGCGCCAAGTTAGTTGTTTGCCCAGGATTCTTATTTGAAGAGCCTGTATTCCTTGCTCAGGATCAGCACAAAGATGTTCATTTCATCCTTCTGGATGGCGAACCTCACAATGGTGATTATTCAGAATTCAGAACAGAGGCTAATGTTATGCCGATCCTCTTCCAGGAAGACGAGCCTGGATTCTTAGCAGGCTATGCAGCAGTGAAAGACGGTTATACTAAGCTTGGTTTCTTAGGCGGTATGGCAGTTCCTGCAGTTATCCGTTATGGCTACGGATTTGCAGAAGGCGCTGACGTTGCAGCTAAGGAAATGGGAATCGACAACATAGAAATCATGTACAACTACACAGGTGCATTTGCCGCTACACCGGAAGCTCAGTCCATGGCAGCTTCCTGGTACCAGAACGGAACCGAAGTGATCTTTGGATGCGGAGGCGCAGTTGGCAACTCCGTTATGGCTGCTGCTGAAGAAAAAGGCACGAAGGTTATCGGCGTTGACGTTGACCAGAGCTATGAATCCAATACTGTTATCACCTCAGCGATGAAAGAGCTGTCCGTTTCCGTTTACGATGGAGTAAAGGCATTCTATGACAATTCTTTCCCAGGCGGAAAAACCAGCATCTTCTCAGCAAAGAACAATGGTATCGGACTTCCAATGGAAACTTCCAAATTCACCAAGTTCACACAGCAGGATTATGATGCAATCTTTACTCAGTTAAAAGACGGTAAGATCGAACTTGTACAGCCTTCCCAGGATAACAACAATCCTACGGTTGACTTAAAGCTTGAAAAGACAAAAATTAACTTTGTAGAATAATCTGCAAAAGAAGCGCCATTCGGGTAAACCTTTAAGCCCAAACAGCGCGGGCTAGAAAGAGGAATACCTTCCAGGCATACCTATATGCCCAAATAGCGTGGGCGGGAAAGAGGAATACCTTCCAGGCATACCTATATGCCCAAATAGCGTGGGCGGGAAAGAGGAATACCTTCCAGGCATACCTATATGCCCAAATAGCGTGGGCGGGAAAGAGGAAAGGAGATGCCGTTTGATTCACCAGTCAGAACAGACCTGGTCTCTTACGGCATCTCTTTTTTATTTCTCATAAAACAGAAAAATACCACGGTGTATTTTATTAACCAGGTCCCATAGATAGGTACCGAATTAAGGGGGATTTTATGGACTACATTATTGAGATGCTTCACATCACGAAAGAATTTCCTGGTATCATCGCCAATGATGACATTACTCTGCAATTAAAGAAAGGCGAGATACATGCTCTGCTTGGTGAAAACGGCGCGGGAAAATCCACGCTCATGAGTGTCTTATTCGGCCTGTACCAGCCGGAAAAAGGCGTCATAAAGGTCAGAGGAAAAGAAGAAAAGATAACAGGGCCGCTGGATGCCAATGCCCTGGGTATTGGCATGGTTCATCAGCATTTTAAGCTGGTAGAGAATTTTACCGTACTTCAGAATATTGTACTGGGCATTGAAACGACAAAACGCGGGTTTTTAAAGATGGATGATGCCCGTAAAAAGGTTATGGATTTAAGTGAGAAATACAAATTATTCGTGGACCCGGATGCGATCATATCGGACATTACTGTTGGCATGCAGCAAAGGGTCGAGATTTTAAAAATGCTTTATCGTGACAACGAAATCATGATTTTTGATGAACCCACCGCGGTTCTTACTCCTCAGGAAATTGAGGAACTGATGCAGATCATGAAAGATCTGGTAAAGGAAGGAAAGTCCATCCTGTTTATCACCCACAAGCTCAATGAAATCAAGGCGGTTGCGGACCGCTGTTCTGTCCTGCGCCGCGGTAAATATATTGGAACGGTAGAGGTAGCAGAAACGACACCTGAAGAAATGTCAGAGATGATGGTTGGCCGAAAGGTAAATCTGACCGTTGACAAGAATCCTTCAAAGCCCGGTGAAGTTGTGCTGGAGGTAAAGGATCTTTCGGTGGAGGCTAAAAGAGAAGGCCAGACAAAAAAGATGGTCCATGATGTCTCCTTCAAGGTAAAAAGAGGTGAGATCGTCTGTATTGCCGGCATCGACGGCAATGGCCAGACAGAGCTTATCCATGCCATTACCGGCATTTCCGATATGAGCTCCGGTACCGTTACCATCAACGGGGAAGACGTGACGAAAAAGAGCATCCGTTACAAAAATACCCATGGTTTGTCTCACATACCGGAGGACCGGCACAAACACGGCCTTGTCCTGGATTATAACCTGGCCTACAACCTGGTTCTTCAACAGTATTTTGAAAAGGACTTCCAAAGCAACACCTTCTTAAAAAATGACAAGATCTATGAATATGCGGAAAAGCTGATCCAGGATTATGATATAAGAAGCAGTGAAGGCTCCTTTACTACTGCCCGCAGCATGTCTGGCGGAAACCAGCAAAAGGCTATTGTAGCAAGGGAGATCTCCAAGGCTCCTGATATCCTGCTGGCAGTTCAGCCCACCCGTGGCTTAGACGTAGGAGCCATTGAATACATTCACCGCCAGCTGATAAAGCAAAGAGATGCGGGTGCCGCCATTCTCTTGGTATCCCTGGAATTAGATGAAGTCATGAATTTAAGCGACCGGATTCTGGTCATGTTTGAAGGCGGAATCGTAGCCGACCTAAATCCTAAGAACGTTACGGTTCAGGAATTGGGTCTTTATATGG encodes the following:
- a CDS encoding ABC transporter ATP-binding protein, which gives rise to MDYIIEMLHITKEFPGIIANDDITLQLKKGEIHALLGENGAGKSTLMSVLFGLYQPEKGVIKVRGKEEKITGPLDANALGIGMVHQHFKLVENFTVLQNIVLGIETTKRGFLKMDDARKKVMDLSEKYKLFVDPDAIISDITVGMQQRVEILKMLYRDNEIMIFDEPTAVLTPQEIEELMQIMKDLVKEGKSILFITHKLNEIKAVADRCSVLRRGKYIGTVEVAETTPEEMSEMMVGRKVNLTVDKNPSKPGEVVLEVKDLSVEAKREGQTKKMVHDVSFKVKRGEIVCIAGIDGNGQTELIHAITGISDMSSGTVTINGEDVTKKSIRYKNTHGLSHIPEDRHKHGLVLDYNLAYNLVLQQYFEKDFQSNTFLKNDKIYEYAEKLIQDYDIRSSEGSFTTARSMSGGNQQKAIVAREISKAPDILLAVQPTRGLDVGAIEYIHRQLIKQRDAGAAILLVSLELDEVMNLSDRILVMFEGGIVADLNPKNVTVQELGLYMAGAKKEGGKS
- a CDS encoding MarR family winged helix-turn-helix transcriptional regulator, with the protein product MSHISDINSAYQKLNARADTLYEFIILYHNYIYAHHTYENENFNMMEIHTLTYIDDSPGITATELSKIWHKSKSAISQVIKKLVDSGYIEKRYKENNEKSVCLYVTEKGQRLSSVHKAYDVADITQTTSYLIEQCGESDLDAFYRIVEKYNELLKSDLES
- the ppdK gene encoding pyruvate, phosphate dikinase; its protein translation is MARKWVYLFTEGNASMKNLLGGKGANLAEMTNLGLPVPQGFTITTEACTQYYDDGEKINDEIMDQIMEHITKMEEITGKKFGDKENPLLVSVRSGARASMPGMMDTILNLGLNEEVVEVLAAKSGNPRWAWDCYRRFIQMFSDVVMEVGKKFFEELIDKMKEEKGITEDVDLTAEDLKELAKQFQAEYKEKIGADFPTDPKLQLMEAIKAVFRSWNNPRANVYRRDNDIPYSWGTAVNVQMMAFGNMGETSGTGVAFTRDPATGERHLMGEFLMNAQGEDVVAGIRTPQKIDQLKEVMPEAYEQFVGICNKLEDHYRDMQDMEFTIEDRTLYMLQTRNGKRTAKAALKIACDLVDEGMISEEKAVKMIDPRNLDTLLHPQFDTDALKKTEPIGKALAASPGAACGKIVFTADDAKAWHERGEKVVLVRLETSPEDIEGMKAAQGILTVRGGMTSHAAVVARGMGTCCVSGCSEIVMDEENKKFVLSGKEYHEGDFLSLDGSTGKIYDGIIPTVDAAIIGEFGRIMAWADKYRRLKVRTNADTPADARKARELGAEGIGLCRTEHMFFEGDRIDAFREMICSDTVAEREAALEKILPVQQDDFEKLYEALEGNPVTIRFLDPPLHEFVPTEEDDIKKLADTQGKTVAQIKSIIDSLHEFNPMMGHRGCRLTVTYPEIAKMQTKAVIRAAINVQKAHADWNVCPEIMIPLICDEKELKFVKKIVVETADAEIAAAGSSLKYEVGTMIEIPRACLTADDIAKEAEFFCFGTNDLTQMTYGFSRDDAGKFLNAYYDTKIFENDPFAKLDQTGVGKLMETAIKLGKGVRPEMHVGICGEHGGDPSSVEFCHKIGLDYVSCSPFRVPIAKLAAAQAALNN
- a CDS encoding MATE family efflux transporter: MKKANLLEEPVKKLFLRYLMPSISATLVTSIYILADTLMIGRGVGAIGIAALNLLLPLYSLFFGTGLLFGVGGGVLLSISKGKGDEHGAREYFTAALCMAAAAGVFYVTAGHLLFDPVTKFLGRNETMDLYVREYGRILVWGAPVFLLSSFLQAFVRNDRAPKLAMTAVITGGVTNVLLDYIFIFPMNMGMAGAAAATVIGSCLTLGILLTHFFSKGSSLKIALGFKWRKAGEIVVNGLSSFLLETCSGIVMFLFNRQLLAYVGDLGVVVYGIISNSALIVASINNGISQASQPILAMNYGAGKMERLKETRRMGELAACVAGVLFVGVGMLFPAMVTEAFVKPANEILGMSVPAVRIYFLSFLPMGFNILFSTWFQSVLNPGKALFICLMRGLILSSVLVFLLPMAFGVIGIWTVMPVSEFLTLGICLVLLKEKKSVLTEKF
- a CDS encoding BMP family lipoprotein, whose translation is MKKRALALAMAVMMTAALSGCGSSNQGGATTAAPETTTAAEKTAETTAAASEKSDNGYELALVTDLGTIDDKSFNQGAWEGMKKYAEENNISYKYYQPQEGTTDSYLETIGLAIEGGAKLVVCPGFLFEEPVFLAQDQHKDVHFILLDGEPHNGDYSEFRTEANVMPILFQEDEPGFLAGYAAVKDGYTKLGFLGGMAVPAVIRYGYGFAEGADVAAKEMGIDNIEIMYNYTGAFAATPEAQSMAASWYQNGTEVIFGCGGAVGNSVMAAAEEKGTKVIGVDVDQSYESNTVITSAMKELSVSVYDGVKAFYDNSFPGGKTSIFSAKNNGIGLPMETSKFTKFTQQDYDAIFTQLKDGKIELVQPSQDNNNPTVDLKLEKTKINFVE